From the genome of ANME-2 cluster archaeon:
GTCGTCTCTCCACTATTTCACAATTCCATTATTCGTATCCATTTTAATAAGCATGGTATTTTGACCGGATTTACAGGATTTACAGGATGTTGACGTTGCGGTATATCCTGTCGATCCTGTTAATCCTGTCTAATAATTTTTAAATTAACCTTATATTTGAAGTGGATACCATTATTCCACTATTCCAAGCTGCTCTTTTATCATCTTGATCTCATCCGCATCCGGATTCATTGGAAAATTGAACGTCTCATGGTGCGTCTCTGTGGCATACGGGCGGTTGCAGTCAGGGCACCCTGTTGTCTTGAATGCATCCCCTACCTCCACATAGTGCAATATCCTGGCACGGGATATCCCGAAATCCACCACCTTCCCGTCCCTGAAGGTCATATCTTCAAAGGATGCCAACCCCTTGCGGATCAAGTATGCGCCTAACTGCACTGTGCGGTAGTGATTGACATTCAGGTTTGCAGGCACGTTCCGGGTTCCGGGCAGATGCGTATATGCGAACAGTGCTGAATAAACACCATCAGCGTGCAGTACATCTATTACCCCGAGCGCATCCCTGGCACTCTCTCCCATGCCGATGATAAGATGCGTGCCAACCGATCCCCTGCCAAAGATACGAACCGCGCGCCTGATACCGTCAAGGTGGGTATCCCAGTTATAGATACTATCTGCCTCTTTGCCTTTGATCCTACTGAACAGCTCAGGACTGCACGCATCCAGCGGGACCACCAGTTCATCAACTCCCATGCCCTTTAATGCAGCGTATTTTTCATCACTTAACGGAAATACGGATAGCGATATCGGGATCTGGCTTGTTTTTCGAATGCGGCTGATGAGGTACGTCGTATCCTGCCACATCTTAGCATACATTGCGGTCTGGATGCACGCACGCATGAGGTAGCCGCGCTCGTATGCAATCCCCAGCCTTCGCACCACTTCGTCAAGGTCTGAAGGGATGTACTGTCCGCGTGCGATCTGTTTCATATCCCCATTAGCACCCGCCGCCTGCGAGCAGAAGCGACAGTTTGCCTGACAGCGCTTATCGGTGTATATCTGCAGATATGCGGTTGTAGGCGGCGCATCCATTAGCACGAGTTCTATACCGAGCACTCCGAGCGTGCCAATGGAGGCGCGTACTTTTTTGGTGAGTGGTGAGGTTTGCATAATGGATCACTGGATTGGTTGATGATCGGTTGATTAAAAATTATTTTACTTTCAAATATTTTATAAAGTTTTTGACTGCAGATGGATGTAAGATGTCACGAAGCCTGGATTTTGCTAACGTTCATATCCGGGGCATCTCAAGGGGCATGAGGTTTACAGTAAAAAAGGTAACATATTATGAAGACATATGTTCAGTGTTTAGTTTATATCTGTGGCTACACGGTCATTAATCTCAATAGAATTAGTTAAATTTTTTACAATTTCTTTACTTTTAATAATATTTAATTGTGCTAGTTTTTTCACTATCATTCTTTTATTTAAGGTAAATATTTTTGTTGGCTTTACTCTGCTTTCATAATACAAATTACCGCTGTCTAAATCTTCATTTACAATCTTTACACTCTGATCATAATTTCTTGGATTGCTTGTAATAGCACAACAAATTACATCTTCATTATTTGAATTATATTCATGATTTGAAATAATTATACTGGGTCTTCTTTTCGTTTGTGACAGATCTGAAAAAGGAAATGGAATTAGAATTATATCCCCTTGGTTAACATTCATTCCACTGGTTATCGTATTCATTATCCCAAAATTTAATTAATGCGTTCTCTGCGATTGGTGATTTCTCGTTTTCTAAATGTTCTACTTTCTCTTTTAATTTCGTTATTTCAGAAAATAAAAATGGAATAATATCTTCTTTATCGAATGATATCTTTACAGTTACTTTATATTCTTTCGTAACTTCATAAGATATCTCATTGTCCACTTTGCTATTATCGATAAATAAAGTCTCTGGATTTAATGTTTTAGCAAGACTCATCAAAATCCTCCTCCATGAACTTTATGAAAAATTCCATTATATCGCTGTTTTGGGATTCAATGTGTAATTGTTGTTTTTTGATTTCTTCACTGGTGTGGTGCGATAATATAATTGGAATTCCTTTTTTTTCACCATCAATTTTTATTTCGTTAATAAATACAACGGCTATCGGAAAAATTTTTGTCTCAAATTTGGAAATTCTCTCAAGAAATTCTTTTTTAAATATTGAATTTAACAATTTGTTTTCAATTAAGACCTTTTCAGCTTTTGCCATTCTAGTTTGTTTTGTTATTAAGTTATATAAAATTATATGAAATTCAAGCAGGAAACTGTCATTTCAAATGTAAATCCCCATCTATGCGGGTCGAATCCTGCGGCAGGACACCGCAGCAGGTGCCGAAATACTCGATCCCGTACCCTTCTGCATGTGCATATTTGACAAAGCTGCGCGTGGGAAGTGCAACATTAAAAACACCGCTCTCAAGTGCAATCCGTTCTATCAGTTCGCGGTCGCGCCCGCTCGAATGGGCGCAGCCGAGTGTTATCGGGATATCAGGGAACAGTTCGCAGGCCCGGCAGAAGACCTCTGCAAAGTCGTACGGGTCGGGTTTAACCGATGACATTGCTGTGCCTGCAACCGACATGAGTCCTGTTATTACGACCGTGGTCGCTTTGATGTGCCGGATGAGTTCCAGCGCACGAAGTTCCCCGCACATCTTACCAAAATCAAGACCCACGCACACATGCGGGAAGATATTGATCCCGGCATCGGAAATAGCCTGAAGGCTTTTTAAGTAGTCATCCTCGGTAACGTCCAGGCCGTACACCCGCCGCACAGTACCGGCATTCCCGACCACATCGAATGCGATGCCGTCAAGACCGCTGTCCTTTAAAGCGCGCGCTTCGTCAGGTGTAATGAATCCGGTGTGAGCGATCACGATCAGGTCGGTCTGCTGCTTGATACTTTTGATGTATTGGGCCGCAGCCGCTGTGGGGACTTTTCCTTTTGTGTCGCACCCGCCTGTTATGAGCATACCTTTGGCACCGTTGTTTGCAAGACTGCGTGCAATCTGCTCTAGCCTTTCAGGCGGACCCACAGGGATCAGGCGGGAGAGCAGCCTGCCGCCGCAGTGCTTGCAGTTCAACTGGCACCTGCTGCCTGTGAGTGATATGGAAGGAAAGTTGTTCGATGTGATGAAGATGTTGAGTTTACTACCTGACTTTACAAGGGACTGCTGTTTAGATTTACGCATACGCTTCTGGATAGCAGGGTCAAGCGTATCAATGTCAGGGTTCAGGCTGCTCATATCCGGATGCTGCCGCTGTTCTTACGATTCGACTGCCTGCATGATGGATGTCGTGAAGTCTTCGGGAGCAGTCCCGGGTGCTGTTATACCTTCGGATTCATAGACCGAGCGCACGGCAAAGAGTACGGAATCAGAAGTGGCGTTGGCACCTTTTAAGGATTGTGCGATCTGTTCGATTGCGGTTTCGGGAAAAAGGAAGAAGTCTCCTGAAAATGCGATGTCTTCGATTTGGTTGCCTTCTAACTTGACGAATGCGCGGATGAGACCGCCTTTGGATTTGTGTCTGCCCTCTTTGTATCCTTCGTAGCTCATGGTGTGCCTCCGGAGTTGTTGTAGTTCAATTATGGTTATGCTATTTTAATGTACTTGCGGTTTGTTTCTCTGCCTCCGCCTCTTATCCTCCATCCTGTAGATCAAGTCCCTGCTCCTGTGCTTTTCATTCAAACGCTGCGGCAGTTCGATCTCCGCCCCCGTCAGCACACTGCGCCGCGCCTCTACCCCGAGCGCATCCTCAAATCCGCGTTTCAAAATCCCTTTCACACGATTTTCTTGATAAATAATTTGACAATGTGCATTTTAAGAAACATTATGTGATGATGAATTTGATTTTGACCCCCCATCTACTGGTGGATATAGCATTTCCGGTGATTTTCCTCGCAAAATTCAAAATATATTAATTCATTGATATGTATTTAAAACATTTTATACTTTCTGCATACTTAATGCAAGACTAAAAATTCAATAAGTAAGATCAAAAAAATGCGGTTGGAAACAAAACGGGAATTGCTGGCAGCTGCACGCCTTTTGCCACGGGCTCATCACCCATGATGTCAGCTAATATCTTGAGATCCTCGAACCTGCCATTGGTACAGGAACCCACATCCCCGATCAGGTGCAGGATGAGATCCTTACTGTACACCTTATCAGGCAGGCGCCTGTTCACCTTGAACCACAGCCTTCCTGTGGAAAAAGCACCAAGTGAACCGTATGTGCAGTTTTGAACGTTTCAATTCAGGCGCAATTTGATGATCATTCAAACTCTATAATAGCTTTTTTTGCACCGATCGGAGTTATTGAAGCCTGCGTACCCTTTTCAATATGATACGACTCTCGAAGCTCCTTTGGGAGCCGTAACAGTAGTACTTGTCCATTCTCGCTTATTTTTCTTTTGTATGAAACATGCCCTCTGGGTGCAATGCCAAGCACTGATTTTAGTCCTTTCTCTATTTTGTGTATGGAATCCGGATGATTGAAGTATATATTTCTTCCCGTACTTTTGTGCTTTCTTACAAGAACGTCTGTAAAAACTATAGGAATGCCATAGTTCTCTATTACAACATCTTCGTATACTTCCTCAAACTCGTCATTATTTTCCATATTTTCACTTCCGTAATGTACGTTTTTTCTTTCGATTGAGCAAAGTTATCACAACAATAAGACCTTGATCTGACTTTTCGATGCCTATAATACATGATAGATATGCTCATTAAATTCCGATTCGCATAGGTATCTTGTTGGAAAATATTCAGTATCATGCAGTTCTTTTCTTTTTATCTCGGGATTTATCAAAATCTGCTTTATAAACTCAAATAACTGAAAAGGGTTTATATCCCATCTATCATATGCCCTGTTGTTTTTATAGATATGTTCATCAATACCGATGCGTTCTTCAGATGCTAATTTTTTTATGAGCTCCCGGATTTGCTTCTTTTCTTCAGTATCCAGATGTACTATATTGTACGATTCGCCCTTAAGCATCGTACAAAAAAGGTAGTTTTTAGTATTTAAAAATGCGCCTGAATTTGGACTTGGGACAAAAATGCCGACACATAGCGGTAGTTTTTTGCGATAAATCTGTCAAAAAAAGCCGCAACGTATTGGATCCAAAAATAATTTTGTCCAAAGGCCCCTGAATTTCAATTTGAAGATTGTTATTTTGGCTTCTCATAACCTTTCAGAGCATGAATCTACCATCTAAAGTCAACGACCTTGGACTTCCGCTTCGCTTTGTCCCGGGCATCCGAGCAGATTCTCATAAATTATAATAATTTATTGGAATTTAACATCATTGAAAGATTCAGGTGGTCCAATATCATTCAATCCAAGATCAATTCTATTTGTTCTTTCACCCTTCTCGAAAATAACCTCAATTATCACAAGACGATTCTGATCGATGTTTTTATTTTTGCGAAGCTTATTTGTTATTTCTGAAATTCTCTTAATCCGTTCATTTCGGTATCCAGATGTTTTTCTATAGAATGAATGAACAATAAAGTAAAGTAGGAAATACTTATTTGGCACTGCTTTTTTTAGTTTCCATAAGTCTTTTTCTAAATGCTTTACTGCCGTTTTTGCTTGTTGGGTGCTCCTATTTAGAAAATATTCTCGTGAATTGAGGTTCATAAGCCCTTCATCGATAAACTTACCAAGAAACATCTCTAGTCCAAATATAGGCTCCTCTTGATTTCCATTCAACATCGTAATAGCTAGATCAATGTATGCAGTTTTATTTTTCTTCTCTTGTCCGTCTCCATATTCATCCCCCTTTACTTGAACAGGATATTCTCGGCGGATATGGATGGGACCTTTGGGATTTTTTTTCTTTAAACATTCTTGAAGCTTAAAATGAATGTCTTTTTCATTAAAATATTTAAAAGGATCTTTAATAAAACAACATTCAATTTCATATATACATTGTTTCATTGTATCAAAAATTTCACTCTGTTTCGGTGGCATATTTTCAATTCCAAAATGCTTTTTTTTATATGACTTTTTCATATCATTAAATTTATTAATTCTGAGTTGCTTGATTTTTCTGATTTCTATTTACTACTTCTTCCGTAACTTCCAGTACTAAAGCCAATATTCTTAAAAAAAAGTTCTATTTGAGAAGTTGATAAATCTTGCTGTATTATTCCAAATGGACCTAATATTTCTTTCCAAACCCATTTTATAGGAAGTCGCTTTCCTTCTAAAGTCTCAACATAAGCTTTCATCGCCCTCATTCCTGGTGTTTTCCAATTTTTTTCATCTTCAATCCATATTGGGAAATCAGACATTCTCATTAGATGCTTTAACACCTTATTCCATTCTTGAGTGTATCCGTTTATTCTACTCATTTATATTTCTCCAAATTATAGGCATAACGAAATTATAAAATATAATGCATAGATATTGAATTACATAAAATTTCATAGCCTATAATCTATTATGAAGCTAATGCCGTAAATATTTATCGGCTCTCAAATATTTTATAAAAATAGTTAATGCTATTGAATATTTTAATTATTTATTGCCTATAATAATAGGTATATACTCAATTTAATCTTTTACAATTATCTAAACAGAAATCCTCCATCCTGCAGTCACTATACCCTTGACTTAACTACCGTATGCCTGTACAAAATACCTGCCGCCCGTTTTTCCATTTCGTCCGTTAATACAGATTTTCATAATTTCCCCCTAACTATGAAACCACCAGCACCCAGTCACCCCTTTCTCGGGTCAGTAATCTCGCCCGTAAGTGCAGACGCCGCTGCAGTGGCCGGAGAAGAAAGATACACAAAAGCTTTGGCACTGCCCTGCCTGCCCTGGAAATTACGGTTAGACGTGGCAAGCCCTACCTCGCCGTCACCCAGCAGCCCGAAACTGCCGCCCATACAGGGTCCGCAGCAGGGACTCTCAACAATTGCGCCAGCCTCCATGAACTGCTCGACCAGTCCAGCACGCAGCACCTTCATATACTCGGTGCGGGACGCCGGGATGACCAGCAGCCGCACACCTTTTGCCACAGGCTCATCACCCATGATGTCGGCTGCGATCTTGATATCCTCGAACCTGCCATTGGTGCAGGAACCCAGAAGTACCTGGTCGATATGGGTGCCCTCCACTTCCTCCACAGATTTCACATTGTCCACATTATGGGGACATGCCACCTGGGGCGGCAGGTCTGAGATGTCATATTCACGGAACTCGGCATATCCGCACCCCTCATCGCTCTTCCAGTTGGAGTCAAGAGTGAAGCCGGGAATGCGTTCTTTCAGGTAATCTTCAGTAGTAGCGTCTGGCTCGATAATACCAGCCTTGCCGCCCATCTCAATTGCCATGTTGCTGATGGTCATGCGCTGGCTGATATCCAGGCTCATTATTGCCTTGCCGCCATACTCTGCCGCCATATACATAGCACCATCGGCACCCACATCCCCTATCAGGTGCAGGATGATATCCTTGCTGTACACCTTATCAGGCAGACGTCCGTTCACCTCGAACCTGATGGTCTGCGGCACCTTGAACCACAGCTTGCCTGTAGCGAAAACCGCAGCCATGTCCGTACTTCCTATGCCTGTGGAAAATGCTCCCAGCGAGCCGTAAGCACAGGTATGACTGTCACTGCCCACCACAAGGTCACCGGGTTTGGCCCAGCCCTTTTCCGGCACAACCTGGTGGCACACACCCTCAAAGACGTCATAGTTGGTGATGCCCTGTTCGGATGCGAACTTTCTAAGCATGATATGGTTCTCTGCCGCATTCAGCGAATCGGCAGGTACCTGGTGGTCGAACAGGATCACGATCTTGTCAGGGTCCCAGACCTTTGGCTCGGCTTTGTCCTTCATGATCTCCTTGAAACCCTGCACAGCCAGAGGTCCGGTGATATCGTGGGTCATAGCGCAGTCAATGTCTGCCATAACAAATTCGCCGGCCCTGACTGGCCTGCCTGAAGCTTTTGAAAAGATCTTTTCTGTAATAGTGAGATTATCAGTAGTCATAGGATGAATATATAGGGGCGGAAATATAATAAAATTATTGCAGCACGGTTGATCATGACTCTCTTTTCACGATCTTCCTTACCTTTCGTCCCTTGAAATTAATGCCGCCTACCAGTTTGACGCCTGGTTTTTTCTTGATGATATCCACATGGGCACTATCGAAACTGGCAATGATACTACGTTTCACAACCATATTGACATTCCCGCCTAAACTTGTAAGTGTTTTAAGAATATGTTCCACTTCAGTAGGAGAAATACTATCATTAAGGCTGATCAAATAGGTTTCAAAAACCATGGTTTATGTATCCTATTGTGCCAGTTCAACCCATCGATTCACTGCATCCTGTTTAAGGGAATAATCCACGGGAACCTCTACTTTACCTGAAGCAATCGCCTCTTTGCATAAATTGTACAGGTCACCGGCTTTTGCATTCTTCAGCGAATCAACAGAATATATCCCAGCCGCCTTTACCAGGAGTTCGGCTGATTGCCTGTCAATCCCCAAACTGCCAAGTTGTGAAGCGCTGTCAATGAGTTTTGCCATGGAAATGAATTTCGTTGCAGTACTTTTGCCAACCAGTTCACCCACAGTTTCAGTATCTGCAACAGCCAGGTCTTTGATGGTATTGATGCCTATGTCCTTCAGTTTTGAACCTCTTTCAGGTCCGATACCTTCGATCATTTCAATATCCTGGTTTGCCACTACCAGGTCCAATGGCATTCCTGCATCAACCTCTGTACCAGCCTTTGGATTCTGGTCCAGGACAGTACCTGTACCCAGGGTACTTGTGCGTTTAATGATCCTTCCTATTCTCAATTCCTTGTTTTCCAGTATGGTCCTGGCTTCATTGATGAGCTTTCCAGTGACATCCGGAACTTTAAGGGCTTCAATAATAGAGATTACCAGATCCACACATTCACCTTCCAGAACCGCTGTACCTGCTGACGGGTCCTGTTCAAGTACCGCATCTGCTTTTTCAGTACTGACCTGCTTTACGATATTCCCAGGTTTCAGTTTTGCTGAACGTATCAGGTATTTTGCCATATCCAGCTTTTTACCGATAAGTCCGGGAACCTCTACAGTTTCTCTCGCTGCTATTATAATGTCAACATGTGTACCAATCAATGTGGTTGTTCCTGCCTCAATACTTTGGATTAGAATGGTTCCTGATGTGGATTTTGATGATTGCTCTGTAATTTCTCCCACTTCAAGCTGGCTGTTTATAAGAACCTCTTCTCCACTGTCAATATCAAGCCCCACGATATTTGGCATTTCCACATAAATGATCTTCGAGACAGTTATGTCAATGGCAGCCCCGGGCATTGCTAATGAGCAAGCTGAGGGCATCTGGTCAATGACCGTACCTTGAGGTGAATTACTATTCTTCTCACTGGTCGTACCCGGTTTGAAACCAGCATCAGTTATTGCATACTCTGCCTCTTCCAGGGTCATTCCTGTGAGGTCTGGTACTTCAATATATTCAGAAAGATCAGGTTCTTTAGGTGTTGATCTTATTGTGAATTCAATCGTGCTGAGATTTTCAGGAGGGATGATATCATCCGGCTTAGGCAGCTGGAACTGGAGTTCATTATCTTCTAAGGAAAGGTTTGTCCTTAGTTTCACATTCATGCTGCTGATAATGTAGTTTGCTTTTGACTCTGGTTCAGTAAGTTTTCCGGCCATGCTGTCCAGGGATTGCCTGAACGTGGTTACCAGATTTCTCGATGGAATCTGTGCTCGCTCTTGCTGGAGTATCCGGATATTATTTTCGAGGTTTGCTTTTTCCTCTAACAATCCGGCAATTTGGTTCGACCGGACAATGTTCTCCTGTTCGAGCACGATTTTCTCAGATATGATAGTATTGTTATTATTTCTCAGCTCGTTTATCAGTGTATCCTTGTTTTGCAGCTCAACTTCCACATTATCAATGGTATTGCGGACTTCGATGAGACTTGTCTCATCAATTTCCTTTGCAGCCCGTAGGTTTTCCAGGTTTTGTCGAAGATTAGTAATGAAAGTCATATCATCCTTACCGTACCTGTATCTATTCATTCACAATTTGGCTGGAAGGCGGGATTGAAACAAATTTGGCTTTTACAGTACTTGCCCCTTCCACATCATATTCATGATAGCTTTTATATGATGCATTCAATGGTGCTGCATGTAATTTAGACCGATAACCACGAACTACTCCCTTTGAATCCTTTTCCTCTTTATATTTCATTGTGAGTGCCATTTTGAGTTCAAGTTCTACCTCAGGAATATGATGCCATGTAGCCTGGATGTCATATTGGCTCAAAATCTCATCGTTATCAATAGCAAGCTGGGTGTCAATGGAATTTCTATCCATTGCCTGTTGTGTTTCGGAAATGGATTTCCCGACTTCTGTGATTATCCTGGATAATGGATTTACCAATACTTCCGAGATTATCTTTGTATTACTATTGGCCATGATTGTATCTCCAAAAAAAATAAATGGGGAGGAGATAACTGTTATGCGGATGCTTCGATTACTTTTACTGTGGGTATTACTCTGGATGGGGGGGGTACAGGCTTTAATGTGGTACGCAGCAGGCTTGTGCCCGATTCTTTGAATGAATACTTGGAATTGTATTTTGCATCGTAGGTTGATGAATATGCCACAGTTGTGGTATTTTCAAATTTTGTAGATGCTTTACCGAACAGAAAACTGGTCAAACCACCAGTACTAATCTTACCGCTTACTTTACTTGTGTTCGTTAAATTGAATTCCCTTCCGTATTTTTTCTCAGTCGACATTTCCCTTTTCATTGAGATAGCCATCTTTACCTCAATGATAGATTCAGTAAATTCATAGAACCTGGGTTCAAGACCATAGGTGAGCAATGACATGGGCGCATCATTAGTAACCACATCAGTTGCTGTGACATTGCCGTCGTCATCAACAGTTTCTTCAATGTACATCACCACGCTTCCTACTTCCAGTTCCGTGTCTGCGAGTGCCTGCGCGACTTTTACTGAGTTCATATCAAGGGCCATCTGTCCCTCTGCAATAGCGAGGGCCATTTCTCTTATCATTTCACCAAAGGGAACGTTTAATAATTCTTGTCCAACTGAAACCATTCTTTAACTCTCCTTAAAACAACTTAGTTAATTTGTGTAATAATTATAGATTTTTAAATACTTATATCTTTTGATTGATTTGATTATTTGTTAGAACTTGTGATAATTTTATAACAGCGTTCGATCAGGCAAAATACTGATTAAATTCTTTACACGGCAATAACTTCCTGCTGCCCGATTACATTATACAGTGCCACTACAAAGGAGAACTGCAACAGTATCAGCAGGTACAGCACTCCCAGCGCCACATGCCCTTGTGTCAGTACCAGCGAGAACAGGGTGCCGAAAACAAACGGCAGCACATATCCCACACGTTCGTACCGCTTAAGCCTGATGCATACCTTTGCCTCCAGTCTGAACAGCCATTTCAGCAGACTCCTCATGCCCTTTTTCTTAGCGAACCTGAAGATGAGGTACATTGGTATGGTAATAAAGAAAAAATAGATGAATATGATAATGCCGTAAAGCAGTACGAGGAGCATTACGAACGACATAGGTATCATGATGCCGATAAGACCTGGAATCTCTTTGAGCTTGACTCCCCTGTGGTCAAGAAAAATCACCATATTTTTACCCGTATGTATCCTTTTGAAGAATAGCCTCAGGATAAGGCCCAGCATGGCAAATACAGGAATTATGATGAGCAGGGCACTGATAACATTGCCAACCGGATCCTCATGGTTCCTGATGCCGATGGTAAAGGGATATGTAACCAGCTGGGCCAGGAGCAGGACTATGGGAAGATTAATGTCTTCAAGTTTTTTTAGGTAGCCCATGCCCCTCCATCCTGCCCTACGCCAGCATGCAGGCAGTCTGCTTGTGCCTGAATACAAGGAACACGGCCGGTTTTTCTGAGTTGGTCCTGTGCCGCACTCCGGCAGGCACCAGTATACCAGTGCCGGATTTCAGCTCAATGGTAGAATTGTCTGATTCAATGACAACTTCTCCCTTCTGGTGAAGGAAGAACTCGTCGTAATCGTGGACGTACCATTTGCCTTTACCCTCACAAAGCACGGCGCGAAGCAGCGAGTCGTCAATGAACACCATATCATGGGGGCAGCGGGGCGATTCCAGTTTGCTTACTTCCTTTTCAAAATCAATGACCTGTATATCCATCTACAATTCTCCGTTTCTTAAACAATCAATACCTTCTTAATTATAATATTATCCTGAAGTCAGGAGGGTTTTTATCAGGATAACACTCCAGTTTTTCATTGAACGTTAATGTT
Proteins encoded in this window:
- a CDS encoding DUF4332 domain-containing protein → MNRYRYGKDDMTFITNLRQNLENLRAAKEIDETSLIEVRNTIDNVEVELQNKDTLINELRNNNNTIISEKIVLEQENIVRSNQIAGLLEEKANLENNIRILQQERAQIPSRNLVTTFRQSLDSMAGKLTEPESKANYIISSMNVKLRTNLSLEDNELQFQLPKPDDIIPPENLSTIEFTIRSTPKEPDLSEYIEVPDLTGMTLEEAEYAITDAGFKPGTTSEKNSNSPQGTVIDQMPSACSLAMPGAAIDITVSKIIYVEMPNIVGLDIDSGEEVLINSQLEVGEITEQSSKSTSGTILIQSIEAGTTTLIGTHVDIIIAARETVEVPGLIGKKLDMAKYLIRSAKLKPGNIVKQVSTEKADAVLEQDPSAGTAVLEGECVDLVISIIEALKVPDVTGKLINEARTILENKELRIGRIIKRTSTLGTGTVLDQNPKAGTEVDAGMPLDLVVANQDIEMIEGIGPERGSKLKDIGINTIKDLAVADTETVGELVGKSTATKFISMAKLIDSASQLGSLGIDRQSAELLVKAAGIYSVDSLKNAKAGDLYNLCKEAIASGKVEVPVDYSLKQDAVNRWVELAQ
- a CDS encoding radical SAM protein, which encodes MSSLNPDIDTLDPAIQKRMRKSKQQSLVKSGSKLNIFITSNNFPSISLTGSRCQLNCKHCGGRLLSRLIPVGPPERLEQIARSLANNGAKGMLITGGCDTKGKVPTAAAAQYIKSIKQQTDLIVIAHTGFITPDEARALKDSGLDGIAFDVVGNAGTVRRVYGLDVTEDDYLKSLQAISDAGINIFPHVCVGLDFGKMCGELRALELIRHIKATTVVITGLMSVAGTAMSSVKPDPYDFAEVFCRACELFPDIPITLGCAHSSGRDRELIERIALESGVFNVALPTRSFVKYAHAEGYGIEYFGTCCGVLPQDSTRIDGDLHLK
- a CDS encoding 3-isopropylmalate dehydratase large subunit, which codes for MTTDNLTITEKIFSKASGRPVRAGEFVMADIDCAMTHDITGPLAVQGFKEIMKDKAEPKVWDPDKIVILFDHQVPADSLNAAENHIMLRKFASEQGITNYDVFEGVCHQVVPEKGWAKPGDLVVGSDSHTCAYGSLGAFSTGIGSTDMAAVFATGKLWFKVPQTIRFEVNGRLPDKVYSKDIILHLIGDVGADGAMYMAAEYGGKAIMSLDISQRMTISNMAIEMGGKAGIIEPDATTEDYLKERIPGFTLDSNWKSDEGCGYAEFREYDISDLPPQVACPHNVDNVKSVEEVEGTHIDQVLLGSCTNGRFEDIKIAADIMGDEPVAKGVRLLVIPASRTEYMKVLRAGLVEQFMEAGAIVESPCCGPCMGGSFGLLGDGEVGLATSNRNFQGRQGSAKAFVYLSSPATAAASALTGEITDPRKG
- a CDS encoding cupin domain-containing protein, which codes for MDIQVIDFEKEVSKLESPRCPHDMVFIDDSLLRAVLCEGKGKWYVHDYDEFFLHQKGEVVIESDNSTIELKSGTGILVPAGVRHRTNSEKPAVFLVFRHKQTACMLA
- a CDS encoding lipoate--protein ligase family protein; the encoded protein is MSYEGYKEGRHKSKGGLIRAFVKLEGNQIEDIAFSGDFFLFPETAIEQIAQSLKGANATSDSVLFAVRSVYESEGITAPGTAPEDFTTSIMQAVES
- a CDS encoding radical SAM protein, whose translation is MQTSPLTKKVRASIGTLGVLGIELVLMDAPPTTAYLQIYTDKRCQANCRFCSQAAGANGDMKQIARGQYIPSDLDEVVRRLGIAYERGYLMRACIQTAMYAKMWQDTTYLISRIRKTSQIPISLSVFPLSDEKYAALKGMGVDELVVPLDACSPELFSRIKGKEADSIYNWDTHLDGIRRAVRIFGRGSVGTHLIIGMGESARDALGVIDVLHADGVYSALFAYTHLPGTRNVPANLNVNHYRTVQLGAYLIRKGLASFEDMTFRDGKVVDFGISRARILHYVEVGDAFKTTGCPDCNRPYATETHHETFNFPMNPDADEIKMIKEQLGIVE
- a CDS encoding type II toxin-antitoxin system PemK/MazF family toxin — translated: MNTITSGMNVNQGDIILIPFPFSDLSQTKRRPSIIISNHEYNSNNEDVICCAITSNPRNYDQSVKIVNEDLDSGNLYYESRVKPTKIFTLNKRMIVKKLAQLNIIKSKEIVKNLTNSIEINDRVATDIN